The DNA region AAAATAATTAAGAAGAAAATCTAGAGCAGTGTCATTTTTTATTTGAAATAGAAATCTTATTTTAATCATATATATAATTTTTTTTAGTCTAAAAATTGTTATAATTTACATTTTTTTAAAATTAGAAAATCCATAGAAATGTAAAAAAATGAAAAAAAATGAGAAATTTTAAAAAAAACACTGGACAAATATTGAAAATAGTGTATAATAGTTTAGTAATTTACAAAAAGAAAAAAATTGGAGGTTTGATTAATATGTCAAAAAAAGAATTTGTAGATGCTTACGCAAAAGCAACAGGAGAAACTAAAAAAAGAGCTGAAGAATTGGTAAACCAATTTTTAGATACAGTTGAAGACACTTTATTAAATGGAGATTCAGTTCAATTCGTTGGATGGGGAACATTTGAAGTAAAAGAAAGAGCAGCAAGAACTGGAATTAACCCACAAACTAAAAAAGAAATAAAAATACCTGCAAAAAATGTTGTTAAATTCAAAGTAGGTAAAAAATTAGCTGACAGCGTAGCAGAAGGAAAATAATTTTTACTTCACAAACTAATGGAAAGGCTATTTCTAAATGAAAAATCATTAAGAGATAGTCTTTTTGTATAAAAAAATAACACTTTAAAACTGAACTTAAAAGCTGTAATTATTCATTCAAACTTTAATTTTTAGTTCAATTTTGAAGAAATTAAAGAATAAAATATAAAAAGATTAGATAGGAAGA from Leptotrichia trevisanii DSM 22070 includes:
- a CDS encoding HU family DNA-binding protein — translated: MSKKEFVDAYAKATGETKKRAEELVNQFLDTVEDTLLNGDSVQFVGWGTFEVKERAARTGINPQTKKEIKIPAKNVVKFKVGKKLADSVAEGK